One Marinibacterium anthonyi genomic region harbors:
- the argE_1 gene encoding Acetylornithine deacetylase yields the protein MIAQPKPDRLVAHLAALVAIPSENPPGGEKVVAEYVRDHLEPLGFTVRLEEYAPGRFNAEAVLENGPGPVFAFNTHMDTVPAGQGWATDPFVLTERDGKLYGRGSVDCKGPLAAMLEALQLMSEARGDWSGTLMGAFTGDEEVASEGAKYYCARNSVIDMVVVGEPTANTTFSAHKGSYRPRVRVHGKAAHSGSPHLGENAIFLAGQLMPRIAAFHDDVLSQRSHPLVGSPSLTVTRIAGGHADNVIPDACELLLDRRLIPGETDDSAEAEIEALLQAARDELGLSCEIVGKNATTGGATETAIEEAIVQTSLAACAAAGIDAPGPFGFQGACDLVHFIQAGATGTVIGAGDIRVAHKPDEFVPKDEFIASAGIYADIAHRVLGK from the coding sequence ATGATCGCCCAACCAAAGCCCGACCGTCTTGTCGCGCATCTTGCCGCGCTTGTCGCCATCCCGTCCGAAAACCCGCCCGGCGGCGAAAAGGTGGTCGCGGAATACGTCCGGGACCACCTTGAACCGCTTGGCTTCACCGTGCGGCTGGAAGAATACGCGCCCGGCCGGTTCAATGCCGAAGCCGTGCTGGAAAACGGTCCGGGCCCGGTCTTTGCGTTCAACACGCACATGGACACGGTGCCGGCCGGCCAGGGCTGGGCGACCGATCCCTTCGTGCTGACCGAACGGGACGGCAAGCTTTACGGACGTGGCAGCGTCGACTGCAAGGGGCCGTTGGCCGCGATGCTGGAGGCGCTTCAGCTGATGTCGGAGGCACGCGGCGACTGGTCCGGCACGCTGATGGGGGCGTTCACCGGCGACGAGGAAGTCGCGAGCGAGGGCGCCAAGTATTACTGTGCGCGCAATTCCGTGATCGACATGGTGGTTGTCGGCGAGCCGACGGCGAATACGACGTTTTCGGCGCACAAGGGATCGTACCGCCCGCGCGTGCGCGTCCACGGCAAGGCGGCGCATTCCGGCAGCCCGCATCTGGGCGAGAACGCTATTTTCCTGGCGGGCCAGTTGATGCCCCGCATCGCGGCCTTCCACGACGACGTGCTGTCGCAACGCTCGCACCCGCTGGTCGGCAGCCCAAGCCTGACCGTCACCCGGATTGCCGGGGGGCATGCGGACAACGTCATTCCCGATGCCTGCGAATTGCTTCTGGACCGCCGCCTGATCCCCGGCGAAACGGATGACAGCGCCGAGGCCGAAATCGAGGCGCTGCTGCAGGCGGCGCGCGACGAGCTGGGCCTCAGCTGCGAGATCGTGGGCAAGAACGCCACCACCGGCGGCGCCACCGAAACCGCAATCGAGGAAGCCATCGTGCAAACCTCCCTGGCGGCCTGTGCCGCGGCGGGGATCGATGCGCCCGGGCCGTTCGGGTTCCAGGGCGCCTGCGACCTGGTGCATTTCATCCAGGCCGGCGCGACCGGCACGGTCATCGGCGCAGGGGACATCCGCGTCGCCCACAAGCCCGACGAATTCGTGCCGAAGGACGAATTCATCGCCTCGGCCGGGATCTACGCCGACATCGCGCACCGCGTGCTGGGGAAGTGA
- the glnQ_2 gene encoding Glutamine transport ATP-binding protein GlnQ, giving the protein MPADDTILELVKVSKTFDDLQVLTDCSLRVKKRETLVLIGPSGSGKSTLLRCINLLEPPSTGSVLFEGHEISGDLRGGDKVRRDIGMVFQNFELFQHLNAVENIMLAPMRVLGMSRLDAHDLGLELLGKVHIPERADHFPDELSGGQQQRVAIARALAMRPKIMLYDEPTSALDPEMIREVLDVMTELSNEGMTTVCVTHEMGFARRAADRIVFMEDGRILEDAATEEFFGGKANERAQKFLSQILH; this is encoded by the coding sequence ATGCCCGCTGACGACACGATCCTCGAACTGGTCAAGGTGTCCAAGACCTTTGACGACCTCCAGGTGCTGACCGACTGCAGCCTCCGGGTGAAGAAACGCGAGACGCTGGTGCTGATCGGCCCGTCTGGGTCGGGCAAGTCGACGCTGCTGCGCTGCATCAACCTGCTTGAACCGCCCAGCACGGGGTCTGTCCTGTTCGAAGGGCACGAAATTTCCGGCGACCTGCGCGGCGGCGACAAGGTGCGGCGCGACATCGGGATGGTGTTCCAGAACTTCGAACTGTTCCAGCACCTCAACGCCGTCGAGAACATCATGCTGGCGCCGATGAGGGTGCTGGGCATGAGCCGTCTGGACGCCCACGACCTGGGGCTGGAGCTGCTGGGCAAGGTGCACATCCCCGAGCGGGCGGATCATTTTCCCGACGAATTGTCGGGCGGCCAGCAGCAGCGCGTGGCGATCGCACGTGCGCTGGCGATGCGGCCCAAGATCATGCTGTACGACGAACCGACCTCGGCGCTTGATCCCGAGATGATCCGCGAAGTGCTCGACGTGATGACAGAACTGTCGAACGAGGGGATGACCACGGTCTGCGTCACCCACGAGATGGGCTTTGCGCGCCGCGCGGCGGATCGGATCGTCTTCATGGAAGACGGCCGCATCCTGGAAGACGCCGCCACCGAGGAATTCTTTGGCGGCAAGGCCAACGAGCGCGCCCAGAAATTCCTGTCGCAGATCCTGCACTGA